One Ostrea edulis chromosome 2, xbOstEdul1.1, whole genome shotgun sequence genomic region harbors:
- the LOC125682071 gene encoding serine/threonine-protein kinase Nek7-like, which produces MSFEPAPKKRKMEPHIGGDNGNVNNEASKSFQKSASQSASGDFGVDDLHQYVMALPGEDGVSNPTSYKIIRQGCALGDEWVQSYPPPLSSYPSRIVKTGNMFYDSFVNNMSKLTGLRPLKTLARGRSGIIILAQNLHRMNHYKQNEYTPVVVKLNSSKPRRKAKATVKTDMEEEMKILKELEHSNIVSWICNISYNGRVGVVMEFCENGNLDQLLKLHDAHFLTEPVCRRYFRNIFDGLEYIHLQNIAHRDICTQNILITSKNNLKLGDFGHAVHFFTGDPLLQEECGTLGFQAPEIVNKEAYNPKNADIWSLGCTLYLMSTGRLPLGVIPNEIKERASKEIQFPDKRVLNISQPLREITRGALAFHPDLRFTLNRMKHGEWMKDSSCNVQIGNFHMIRQPRKIREGEVEQALKKRYEI; this is translated from the coding sequence ATGAGCTTCGAACCTGCACCTAAAAAACGAAAAATGGAACCACACATtggaggtgataatggaaaTGTCAATAATGAAGCCTCGAAATCTTTTCAGAAATCTGCATCTCAGTCCGCGAGTGGAGATTTTGGTGTGGACGATCTTCATCAATATGTTATGGCATTACCAGGGGAAGATGGGGTCTCTAACCCAACCAGTTATAAGATTATTCGTCAAGGATGTGCACTTGGAGACGAATGGGTTCAGTCCTACCCTCCGCCATTAAGTTCATACCCTTCACGAATCGTGAAAACCGGAAACATGTTCTATGACAGTTTTGTTAACAACATGTCCAAATTAACCGGACTACGACCACTGAAAACACTAGCTAGAGGAAGATCAGGAATCATCATATTAGCACAAAATCTACACAGGATGAACCATTACAAACAGAATGAGTATACCCCAGTGGTCGTGAAACTCAATTCCTCCAAGCCTCGGCGGAAAGCCAAAGCTACTGTCAAAACTGACATGGAGGAAGAGATGAAGATTCTGAAAGAGCTGGAACATAGTAACATTGTCTCTTGGATTTGTAATATCAGCTATAATGGCCGTGTTGGTGTTGTGATGGAATTCTGCGAGAACGGAAATTTGGATCAGTTACTGAAACTTCACGATGCACATTTTCTTACAGAACCTGTCTGTAGAAGATacttcagaaatatttttgatggGTTGGAATATATTCATCTACAAAACATAGCTCACAGAGATATCTGCACTCAGAACATTCTCATAACTTCTAAAAACAATTTAAAGCTGGGTGACTTTGGACATGCTGTTCATTTCTTTACGGGGGATCCGTTGCTTCAGGAAGAGTGTGGAACCTTGGGGTTTCAAGCCCCGGAAATCGTCAACAAGGAAGCTTACAATCCCAAAAACGCCGATATATGGTCCTTGGGTTGCACCCTCTACCTCATGTCCACCGGTCGTCTTCCCTTAGGGGTGATCCCTAATGAAATCAAGGAACGTGCATCTAAAGAAATCCAGTTTCCGGATAAACGAGTTCTGAACATTTCGCAACCACTTAGAGAAATAACACGAGGCGCTCTTGCCTTCCACCCGGACCTGCGATTCACATTGAATCGTATGAAACATGGCGAATGGATGAAGGATTCTAGCTGTAATGTTCAGATAGGAAACTTTCACATGATCCGGCAGCCCCGAAAGATTCGGGAGGGGGAAGTTGAGCAAGCGCTAAAGAAGCGAtatgaaatctaa